The following are from one region of the Methanoculleus caldifontis genome:
- a CDS encoding DUF3784 domain-containing protein produces MWIANLIGGAVMLLVGIVVKVFNASSLVAGYNTASAEERAKYDERALTKFVGDFLIAASVVLLAGGGCYP; encoded by the coding sequence ATGTGGATTGCAAATCTCATCGGCGGAGCGGTCATGCTTCTTGTCGGGATCGTCGTCAAGGTCTTCAACGCGAGCAGCCTCGTTGCGGGCTACAACACCGCGTCCGCAGAGGAACGGGCGAAGTACGACGAAAGAGCACTGACGAAATTCGTGGGCGATTTCCTGATCGCTGCTTCCGTTGTCCTGCTCGCCGGGGGGGGCTGCTACCCGTAG
- a CDS encoding putative quinol monooxygenase: MITIVAKCTVKPEKIDEFMKIALDLVDASRGEEGNVSYDLYADLANPAKFTFIEAWKDRAAIDAHNGTPHFKGFGERAGPLFAGPLDIGLYRRVV, translated from the coding sequence ATGATAACCATTGTTGCGAAATGCACGGTTAAGCCGGAAAAGATCGATGAGTTCATGAAGATCGCCCTCGACCTCGTCGATGCAAGCCGGGGCGAGGAGGGGAACGTCTCCTACGACCTCTATGCGGACCTCGCAAACCCCGCGAAGTTCACGTTCATCGAGGCCTGGAAGGACCGGGCCGCGATCGACGCCCACAATGGGACCCCGCACTTCAAGGGCTTCGGGGAGAGGGCGGGGCCCCTGTTTGCCGGCCCGCTCGATATCGGCCTGTACCGGAGAGTTGTCTGA
- a CDS encoding metallophosphoesterase, producing MSAVAEADLLCRFGFYKGALFVRDQSLCVVSDVHIGLAEALRREGLHFPLHEEETLLERFEAILGRFNPAVFVLDGDIFHAFDRVSRATKETFETILSRLRRECEVVLIRGSHDTMLPAIAGGTVERYDRGGYTVVHGDKAVDEHGTLVIGHDHPAIEIDLARFPCFLYGESAVRGKDLVVMPAFNPLSPGVVINYAKGRDFLSPILRRVDAGALQPVVEVDGEVVVLPPLAGIRRFA from the coding sequence ATGAGCGCGGTCGCCGAGGCCGACCTCCTCTGCCGGTTCGGCTTCTACAAGGGCGCGCTCTTCGTCCGCGACCAATCCCTCTGCGTCGTCTCCGACGTCCACATCGGGCTTGCGGAGGCGCTCCGGCGGGAGGGGCTCCACTTCCCGCTCCACGAGGAGGAGACGCTGCTTGAGCGGTTCGAGGCGATTCTCGGCCGGTTCAACCCGGCGGTCTTCGTCCTCGACGGCGACATCTTCCACGCCTTCGACCGGGTGAGCCGGGCCACGAAGGAGACGTTTGAGACGATCCTCTCAAGGCTCCGACGGGAGTGCGAGGTGGTCCTGATCAGGGGGTCGCACGACACCATGCTCCCCGCTATCGCGGGAGGGACAGTCGAGCGCTACGACCGCGGCGGCTACACGGTGGTCCACGGCGACAAGGCGGTCGATGAGCACGGGACGCTCGTCATCGGCCACGACCACCCGGCGATCGAGATCGATCTGGCCCGATTCCCCTGCTTCCTCTATGGCGAGAGCGCCGTCCGGGGCAAAGACCTCGTCGTGATGCCGGCGTTCAACCCGCTCTCCCCCGGCGTCGTGATCAACTACGCGAAGGGCCGCGACTTCCTCTCCCCCATCCTCCGCCGCGTCGATGCGGGCGCCCTCCAGCCCGTGGTGGAGGTCGACGGCGAGGTGGTGGTCCTCCCGCCGCTCGCGGGGATCCGGCGGTTCGCATGA
- a CDS encoding ATP-dependent helicase, with protein sequence MAGQEGCQDGEILDLLDENVREWCMQRLGGRFTPPQKMAVPLIHDGRNVLICSPTGSGKTLAAFLAIIDDLFVRARNGGLEDSVYCLYISPLKSLANDIHKNLSLPLEGIEEIARERGVPHTPVRHAIRHGDVSRAEKAKMARKPPHILNITPETLGILLNSPKFRESLRTVRWVVVDEIHSLAGSKRGVHLSVSLERLEDLVKEAGGGFTRIGCSATIEPLDEVGRFLVGAGREVEIVDTRFAREFDLSLICPVPDLIETNPEDLAASLYATVHGLIQEHRNTLVFTNTRNGAERILQNLRVRYPASYTEENTGCHHGSMGAEGRLLVEERLKTGAVKVVTTSTSLELGVDMPHVDLVLQVGSPKSVAALLQRVGRAGHRLGEVVKGRIVVLDRDELVECAVMLREGQNGFVDRIHIPENCLDVLSQHVLGMALEGEQRVEGMLEVFRRSYCYRNLEEEDLASVVRYLAGEYAGLEERKVYAKVWHDPETGTVRRRGKNARMIYFLNSGTIPDEFSCDVLTRDGAFAGSLDEKYLERMNKGDVFALGGQRYRFAYRRGGKLYVDKTNDRPTIPSWFSEKLPLSFDLGLHVLAFKERMLEAMETAGTEELVERLLADYPVDENSARSICAIFEQQVLYMGGEAVPTPGRIVVEEQVDRESRRRLYFFMTNYGLRFNDGFSRIVAYMIARDVTANVSVGISDTGFSVSIPLEKRADPARILRSIRADECRAILEEAIGETQLLKRVFRINAARSFMILRNYMGRRRSARRQQVSADMLIKFAKQLPNFAVMRETYREVIDDRFEAENIRRIADGIGAGEIEVALTRAASPSPLAFGIATLGVSDAVYAQDRLTMLREFQRRVMSSIEGGAAA encoded by the coding sequence ATGGCGGGGCAGGAAGGGTGCCAGGACGGGGAGATCCTCGATCTCCTCGACGAGAACGTACGGGAATGGTGCATGCAGAGGCTTGGAGGACGGTTCACGCCGCCGCAGAAGATGGCGGTTCCACTCATCCACGATGGAAGGAATGTCCTCATCTGCTCGCCGACGGGGTCGGGGAAGACCCTCGCGGCGTTCCTCGCGATCATCGACGATCTCTTCGTCCGGGCACGGAACGGCGGGCTTGAAGACAGCGTCTACTGCCTCTACATCTCCCCGCTCAAGTCGCTCGCAAACGACATCCACAAAAATCTCAGCCTGCCGCTCGAGGGGATTGAGGAGATCGCCCGCGAGCGGGGGGTCCCCCACACCCCGGTCCGGCACGCCATCCGGCACGGGGACGTCTCGCGGGCCGAGAAGGCAAAGATGGCGCGAAAACCCCCGCACATCCTCAACATCACCCCCGAGACCCTCGGAATCCTCCTGAACTCCCCGAAGTTCCGCGAGAGCCTCCGGACGGTCAGGTGGGTCGTCGTCGACGAGATCCACTCCCTCGCGGGCTCAAAACGCGGGGTCCACCTCTCGGTGAGCCTCGAGCGCCTCGAGGACCTGGTGAAGGAGGCCGGCGGCGGCTTTACCCGGATCGGGTGCTCGGCGACGATCGAGCCCCTCGACGAGGTCGGCCGGTTCCTGGTCGGCGCCGGGCGCGAGGTCGAGATCGTCGATACCCGGTTTGCCCGGGAGTTCGACCTCTCCCTCATCTGCCCGGTCCCCGACCTCATCGAGACGAACCCCGAGGACCTCGCCGCGAGCCTGTACGCGACGGTCCACGGCCTCATCCAGGAGCACCGGAACACTCTCGTCTTCACGAACACCCGGAACGGCGCCGAGCGGATCCTCCAGAACCTCCGGGTCCGCTACCCGGCGTCATACACCGAGGAGAACACCGGGTGCCACCACGGCTCGATGGGGGCAGAAGGAAGGCTCCTCGTGGAGGAACGGCTCAAGACCGGCGCCGTGAAGGTGGTGACGACATCGACCTCGCTCGAACTCGGCGTCGATATGCCCCACGTCGACCTCGTCCTCCAGGTCGGGTCGCCGAAGTCCGTGGCGGCGCTCCTCCAGCGGGTCGGGCGGGCCGGCCACCGTCTCGGCGAGGTGGTGAAAGGAAGGATCGTCGTCCTCGACCGCGACGAGCTCGTGGAGTGTGCCGTGATGCTCCGGGAGGGGCAGAACGGGTTCGTGGACCGGATCCACATCCCGGAGAACTGTCTCGACGTCCTCTCCCAGCACGTCCTCGGGATGGCGCTCGAGGGGGAGCAGCGGGTCGAAGGGATGCTCGAGGTCTTCCGCCGGTCCTACTGCTACCGGAACCTCGAGGAGGAGGACCTCGCAAGCGTCGTCCGTTACCTCGCCGGGGAGTATGCGGGGCTCGAGGAGCGGAAGGTCTACGCGAAGGTCTGGCACGACCCGGAGACCGGGACGGTCCGGAGGCGGGGGAAGAACGCCCGGATGATCTACTTCTTAAACTCCGGCACCATCCCCGACGAGTTCTCCTGCGACGTCCTGACCCGGGACGGGGCTTTTGCCGGCAGCCTGGATGAGAAGTATCTCGAACGGATGAACAAGGGCGACGTCTTCGCCCTCGGCGGGCAGCGCTACCGGTTCGCCTACCGCCGGGGCGGGAAACTCTACGTCGACAAGACGAACGACCGGCCGACGATCCCGAGCTGGTTCTCGGAGAAACTCCCGCTCTCGTTCGACCTCGGCCTCCACGTCCTCGCGTTCAAGGAGAGGATGCTCGAAGCGATGGAGACCGCGGGGACGGAGGAACTCGTCGAGCGCCTCCTTGCCGACTACCCGGTCGACGAGAACAGCGCCCGGAGCATCTGCGCCATCTTCGAGCAGCAGGTCCTCTACATGGGGGGGGAGGCCGTCCCGACGCCGGGCCGGATCGTCGTCGAGGAGCAGGTCGACCGGGAGAGCCGGCGCCGGCTCTACTTCTTCATGACCAACTACGGGCTCCGGTTCAACGACGGGTTCTCCCGGATCGTCGCCTATATGATTGCCCGGGACGTGACAGCAAACGTCTCGGTCGGGATCAGCGACACCGGGTTCTCGGTCTCGATACCGCTCGAGAAACGAGCCGATCCCGCCCGGATCCTCCGGAGCATCCGGGCCGATGAGTGCCGTGCGATCCTGGAAGAGGCCATCGGGGAGACCCAGCTCTTAAAGAGAGTCTTTCGGATCAACGCGGCCCGGTCGTTCATGATCCTCCGAAACTATATGGGCAGGAGGAGGAGCGCCCGGCGCCAGCAGGTGAGCGCCGATATGCTGATCAAGTTTGCAAAACAACTCCCGAACTTCGCCGTGATGCGGGAGACCTACCGCGAGGTGATCGACGACCGGTTCGAGGCGGAGAACATCCGGCGGATCGCCGACGGGATCGGCGCAGGCGAGATCGAGGTCGCCCTGACCCGTGCGGCGTCCCCAAGCCCGCTCGCGTTCGGGATCGCGACGCTCGGCGTCTCGGACGCGGTCTACGCCCAGGACAGACTCACGATGCTCCGCGAGTTCCAGCGCCGCGTGATGAGCAGCATCGAGGGCGGGGCGGCGGCATGA
- the hxlB gene encoding 6-phospho-3-hexuloisomerase: MTTHPVKNMMRLMATKIRTIADVMSDDEIDALLNEILNANRIYTMGAGRSGLVAKAFAMRLMHLGLSAFVVGETVTPAMKPGDVIIAFSGSGATKTVADISETAKEIGGRVCLITSKRESRIGRIADCIVIIESQRDRVPDESVEFEIRQMMGEHKSFAPLGTIFETTAMVFADALISRLMEITQCRPEDLQCRHANIE, encoded by the coding sequence ATGACAACTCACCCGGTAAAAAATATGATGCGGCTGATGGCGACGAAGATCCGGACCATCGCGGACGTTATGTCCGACGACGAGATCGATGCGCTCCTAAACGAGATCCTCAACGCGAACCGCATCTACACCATGGGCGCCGGGCGCTCGGGCCTCGTGGCGAAGGCGTTTGCCATGCGCCTGATGCATCTCGGCCTCTCGGCGTTCGTCGTCGGGGAGACGGTGACCCCGGCCATGAAGCCGGGAGACGTCATCATCGCCTTCTCCGGCTCCGGCGCGACCAAGACGGTCGCGGATATCTCCGAGACCGCAAAGGAGATCGGCGGGCGGGTCTGCCTCATCACCTCCAAGCGGGAATCAAGGATCGGCCGTATCGCCGACTGCATCGTCATCATCGAGAGCCAGCGGGACAGGGTCCCCGACGAGTCGGTGGAGTTCGAGATCCGGCAGATGATGGGCGAGCACAAGTCTTTCGCGCCGCTCGGCACCATCTTCGAGACGACCGCCATGGTCTTTGCCGATGCGCTCATATCCCGGCTGATGGAGATCACCCAGTGCAGGCCCGAAGACCTCCAGTGCCGGCACGCGAACATCGAGTGA
- a CDS encoding pyridoxal phosphate-dependent aminotransferase: MREHRYADRVRGVEMSGIRKLFEAGGPDAINLGIGQPDFDTPDHIKMAAIAAIREGKTGYTPNAGIPELREAICAKFERENGLMYRPDQILVTAGGSEALHLAMEALVNPGDRVLFTDPGFVSYAALATFAGGRPEGVGLDATLHIDIERAKEQMDGARVFVLNSPANPTGSVESEESIRALVEYANDRGVTVISDEVYEHFVYEKKHVSAARFGEDVITVNAASKTYAMTGWRVGYLAAPEDYIPEFLKVHQYAQACATSISQYAALAAYTGDQEPVARMRQEYRARRDLLYEGLTGLGLDFPRPEGAFYMFVPMGRTLIQRAIDAGVVIVPGGAFGSRAPDHARFSYATSRENLSRAVARLKTLME; the protein is encoded by the coding sequence ATGCGCGAGCACAGGTACGCCGACCGGGTCAGGGGAGTGGAGATGTCGGGGATCCGGAAACTCTTCGAGGCCGGAGGACCCGACGCGATCAACCTCGGCATCGGGCAGCCGGACTTCGACACCCCCGACCATATCAAGATGGCCGCGATCGCCGCGATAAGGGAGGGCAAGACCGGCTACACCCCGAACGCCGGGATACCGGAGCTCCGCGAGGCGATCTGCGCGAAGTTCGAGCGGGAGAACGGCCTTATGTACCGGCCGGACCAGATCCTGGTCACGGCAGGCGGGAGCGAGGCGCTCCACCTCGCGATGGAAGCCCTCGTAAACCCGGGCGACCGCGTCCTCTTCACCGATCCGGGGTTCGTCTCCTACGCCGCCCTCGCGACCTTCGCGGGCGGGCGGCCCGAAGGGGTGGGGCTCGATGCGACCCTGCACATCGATATCGAGCGGGCGAAGGAGCAGATGGACGGGGCACGGGTCTTCGTCCTGAACTCCCCCGCAAACCCGACCGGTTCGGTCGAGAGCGAGGAGTCCATCCGCGCCCTCGTCGAATACGCAAACGACCGGGGAGTCACGGTCATCTCCGACGAGGTCTACGAGCACTTCGTCTACGAGAAGAAGCATGTCAGCGCCGCCCGGTTCGGCGAGGACGTCATCACCGTCAACGCCGCGAGCAAGACCTACGCCATGACGGGCTGGCGGGTCGGCTACCTCGCGGCACCCGAAGACTACATCCCCGAGTTCCTTAAGGTGCACCAGTACGCCCAGGCGTGCGCGACCTCGATATCGCAGTACGCTGCGCTCGCTGCGTATACCGGCGACCAGGAGCCGGTCGCGCGGATGCGCCAGGAGTACCGGGCCCGGCGCGACCTCCTCTACGAGGGCCTCACCGGCCTCGGCCTCGACTTCCCCCGGCCGGAGGGCGCGTTCTATATGTTTGTCCCGATGGGGCGAACCCTTATACAGAGAGCCATCGATGCGGGCGTCGTCATCGTGCCGGGCGGGGCGTTCGGCTCGCGGGCACCCGATCACGCCCGCTTCAGCTACGCGACCTCCCGCGAGAACCTCTCGCGGGCGGTGGCGAGGCTCAAGACGCTGATGGAGTGA
- a CDS encoding M42 family metallopeptidase, which produces MVKELLRRLSDAHGVSSSEGSIREIVRAELAGVVDEIREDTMGNLIATKRGDDFSIMLAAHMDEIGLMVQYIDDKGFIRVVPIGGWYGPVLYCQRVVLHGRNGPVIGVLGAKPPHVMKDEERKKEVKVENLFIDVGATSEEEVKNLGIEIGTPITIDREFAELAGTRITGKAFDNRVGVAMLIRALQQAKSPHTLHAVFTVQEEIGLKGARVSAYSLNPDCAIATDVTIPGDHPGIEKRDASIEMGKGPVLVIVSASGRGLMADPRMTAWLRGTAEKNGIPCQIEVGTGGNTDATIIHLERGGIPSIPFSIPARYIHSPVEVVDTADIEAGIRLLVEALKSRPAL; this is translated from the coding sequence ATGGTCAAAGAGTTACTCAGAAGACTCTCGGACGCCCACGGCGTCTCGAGCAGCGAAGGAAGCATCCGTGAGATCGTCAGGGCCGAACTTGCAGGGGTCGTCGACGAGATCCGCGAGGACACGATGGGGAACCTGATCGCCACGAAGCGCGGCGACGACTTCTCGATCATGCTCGCCGCCCACATGGACGAGATCGGGCTGATGGTCCAGTATATCGACGACAAGGGGTTCATCCGGGTCGTTCCCATCGGCGGCTGGTACGGGCCGGTCCTCTACTGCCAGCGGGTGGTCCTGCACGGCAGGAACGGGCCGGTCATAGGCGTCCTCGGCGCGAAGCCCCCCCACGTCATGAAGGACGAGGAGCGCAAGAAGGAGGTCAAGGTCGAGAACCTCTTCATCGACGTGGGCGCGACGAGCGAGGAGGAGGTGAAGAACCTCGGGATCGAGATCGGCACCCCGATCACCATCGACCGCGAGTTTGCGGAGCTCGCCGGCACCCGCATCACCGGGAAGGCCTTCGACAACCGGGTCGGCGTCGCGATGCTGATCCGGGCGCTCCAGCAGGCGAAGTCGCCCCACACCCTCCACGCCGTATTCACGGTCCAGGAGGAGATCGGGCTGAAAGGCGCCCGCGTCAGCGCCTACTCCTTAAACCCCGACTGCGCGATCGCGACCGACGTCACGATCCCCGGCGACCACCCCGGTATCGAGAAGAGGGACGCGAGCATCGAGATGGGCAAAGGCCCCGTCCTCGTCATCGTCAGCGCGAGCGGGCGGGGGCTCATGGCCGATCCCCGGATGACCGCCTGGCTCCGGGGGACCGCGGAGAAGAACGGTATCCCCTGCCAGATCGAGGTCGGGACCGGCGGCAACACCGACGCCACGATCATCCACCTCGAGCGGGGCGGCATCCCCAGCATCCCGTTCTCGATCCCGGCCCGCTACATCCACTCGCCGGTCGAGGTCGTCGACACCGCCGATATCGAGGCCGGGATCCGGCTCCTCGTCGAGGCGTTAAAGAGCAGACCCGCGCTCTGA
- a CDS encoding DUF421 domain-containing protein: MNNGWAGFLDEIFFGEPAFLVRVLIIGILGYAALVIIVRLSGKRTLSSMNAFDFIVNVAIGSVLASTIVSRDVSLAEGVIALGILVGLQYLVSWSSVRSETVQKAVKSEPRIIFRDGEFMKETMKRERIAESEIRQALRSEGIGSLESVAVIVLETNGNFSVIKKSDDMNTLVDVAGHRR, from the coding sequence ATGAACAACGGCTGGGCCGGGTTTCTGGACGAGATCTTCTTCGGCGAGCCCGCCTTCCTGGTCCGGGTCCTGATCATCGGTATCCTCGGGTATGCGGCTCTCGTGATCATCGTCCGCCTCTCGGGGAAGCGGACGCTCTCGTCGATGAACGCCTTCGACTTCATCGTGAACGTCGCCATCGGCTCGGTCCTCGCCTCGACGATCGTCTCGCGGGACGTCTCGCTCGCCGAAGGGGTCATCGCCCTCGGCATCCTGGTCGGCTTGCAGTACCTCGTCTCCTGGTCGTCCGTCAGGTCGGAGACGGTCCAGAAGGCGGTGAAGTCGGAGCCCCGCATCATCTTCCGCGACGGCGAGTTCATGAAGGAGACGATGAAGCGGGAGCGGATCGCCGAGAGCGAGATCCGGCAGGCGTTGCGGTCGGAGGGGATCGGCTCCCTCGAGAGCGTGGCGGTGATCGTCCTTGAGACGAACGGAAACTTCTCGGTGATCAAAAAGAGCGACGACATGAATACACTCGTCGACGTGGCGGGGCATCGCCGGTGA
- a CDS encoding ferredoxin codes for MVKVTIDRPGCISCESCWTLCPDVFEKDPKDDLSSVTEQYRVDANPAEGEVPDDLADCTLEAADSCPVTVIIVEE; via the coding sequence GTGGTGAAGGTTACCATCGACAGGCCGGGATGTATCAGCTGCGAGTCGTGCTGGACGCTCTGCCCCGACGTCTTCGAGAAGGACCCAAAGGACGACTTGAGCTCGGTTACGGAGCAGTACCGGGTTGACGCCAATCCCGCCGAAGGCGAGGTGCCCGACGACCTCGCCGACTGCACCCTGGAGGCTGCCGACTCGTGCCCGGTAACGGTCATCATCGTCGAGGAGTGA
- the sugE gene encoding quaternary ammonium compound efflux SMR transporter SugE, giving the protein MQNAAWITLFFAGLLEAGWALGLKYTEGFTKVGPSVATIVLMAGSFYLLSRSLTGLPLGTAYAVWTGIGAVGTVIAGIVLFGESRSVARLLCVFLIVSGIIGLKICSDA; this is encoded by the coding sequence ATGCAGAATGCGGCCTGGATAACCCTCTTCTTTGCCGGGCTTCTCGAAGCCGGCTGGGCGCTCGGCCTCAAGTATACCGAAGGGTTCACGAAGGTCGGGCCGTCGGTGGCGACCATCGTCCTGATGGCCGGGAGTTTCTACCTCCTGTCGCGGTCGCTCACGGGCCTCCCGCTCGGGACGGCGTATGCGGTCTGGACGGGGATCGGGGCGGTCGGGACGGTCATCGCCGGGATCGTCCTCTTCGGCGAGTCTCGGAGCGTCGCCCGCCTCCTCTGCGTCTTCCTGATCGTATCGGGGATTATCGGGCTGAAGATCTGCTCGGATGCGTGA
- a CDS encoding HD domain-containing protein: protein MDQETAAMLDHVRNVLQDSGAHGFDHTLRVVRLCEEIGAREGADMKILIPAAVFHDIARPLEERTGVPHEEEGARMAAEYLEAAGCPADLIAGIVHAIHAHRYSTGIEPGTLEARILSDADNLDAMGAVGIARTFMQAGERGTGIADAADHFHDKLLNLKDRMYTGSAREIAGRRHALLVAFLEALEDEAQTRPLSVPERK from the coding sequence ATGGACCAGGAGACAGCCGCGATGCTCGACCATGTCAGGAACGTGCTCCAGGATTCGGGGGCCCACGGGTTCGACCACACCCTCCGGGTCGTCCGCCTCTGCGAGGAGATCGGCGCCCGCGAGGGTGCCGATATGAAGATCCTCATCCCGGCAGCCGTCTTCCACGACATCGCGAGACCCCTCGAAGAGAGGACAGGCGTCCCCCACGAGGAGGAGGGGGCGCGGATGGCGGCGGAATACCTCGAGGCCGCCGGCTGCCCGGCGGACCTTATCGCGGGCATCGTCCACGCCATCCATGCGCACCGCTACAGCACGGGCATCGAACCCGGGACGCTCGAGGCCCGGATACTCTCTGACGCAGACAACCTGGACGCGATGGGCGCGGTCGGGATCGCGAGGACGTTCATGCAGGCGGGAGAACGGGGGACCGGCATTGCGGATGCAGCCGACCATTTCCATGACAAACTGCTGAACCTGAAAGACCGCATGTATACCGGGAGCGCCCGGGAGATCGCCGGGAGACGGCACGCGCTCCTCGTCGCGTTTCTCGAGGCTCTGGAGGACGAGGCGCAGACCCGGCCCCTCTCCGTTCCGGAAAGAAAATAA